In Aspergillus luchuensis IFO 4308 DNA, chromosome 1, nearly complete sequence, the following are encoded in one genomic region:
- a CDS encoding 2-isopropylmalate synthase (COG:E;~EggNog:ENOG410PGJG;~InterPro:IPR036230,IPR002034,IPR000891,IPR013709, IPR005668,IPR013785,IPR039371;~PFAM:PF00682,PF08502;~SMCOG1271:2-isopropylmalate synthase;~antiSMASH:Cluster_1.6;~go_function: GO:0003824 - catalytic activity [Evidence IEA];~go_function: GO:0003852 - 2-isopropylmalate synthase activity [Evidence IEA];~go_function: GO:0046912 - transferase activity, transferring acyl groups, acyl groups converted into alkyl on transfer [Evidence IEA];~go_process: GO:0009098 - leucine biosynthetic process [Evidence IEA];~go_process: GO:0019752 - carboxylic acid metabolic process [Evidence IEA]): MPMLKDPSQKYKRFQPLHLPDRQWPNKTIDNPPRWLATDLRDGNQSLPDPMDGQQKLRFFKMLVDIGYKEIEVSFPSASQTDFDFTRSLVETPGLCPDDVWLQVLSPCREDLIRRTVDSLKGAKKAILHIYLATSPCFRRIVFNMDKQKSLEMAVRCTKYARSITKDDPSTAGTEWHFEFSPETFSDTEPEFAAQVCEAVKEAWEPTEKDPIIFNLPATVEMSTPNVFADQVEYFCRNVSEREKYVVSIHPHNDRGCAIAAAELAQMAGAQRVEGTLFGNGERTGNVDLVTLALNLYTQGISPKVDFSDINAVIKVVEESNKIPVNERWPYGGQLVVCAFSGSHQDAIKKGFKLRETAGPESKWEIPYLPLDPEDIGRNYEAVIRVNSQSGKGGAAWVILRSLELDLPRALQVEFSKIVQRRTEEVSRELRPSEVVELFQEAYHLKSNPRFNLVDYNITTDRSQSPAPPEPGKALNTKNLKRRFTGVIEIDGIQHAITGVGPGAISSLAHALATLGIDLDVVDYKEHSIGLGRDVKAATYIQCTAAGSKEQVWGVGIHQDVVQASLIALLSAASSFLTSRSGSPAPFRPIRSNTLTDDDLQALEMLNGPNKPKVDIEALTQQAESQ; the protein is encoded by the exons atgccTAT GCTCAAGGACCCCTCCCAGAAATACAAGCGCTTTCAGCCCCTCCATCTTCCCGACCGCCAATGGCCCAACAAGACCATCGACAACCCGCCCCGGTGGCTGGCCACCGATTTGCGTGATGGCAACCAGAGTCTGCCCGATCCTATG GATGGGCAACAAAAACTCCGCTTCTTCAAGATGCTCGTCGACATTGGCTACAAGGAAATCGAagtctctttcccctctgccTCGCAAACCGACTTCGACTTCACCCGTAGCTTGGTCGAGACCCCCGGTCTGTGCCCCGATGATGTCTGGCTTCAGGTCCTCTCCCCCTGCAGAGAAGATCTGATCCGTCGTACGGTCGATTCCCTGAAGGGTGCCAAGAAGGCTATTCTGCACATCTACCTGGCTACCAGCCCCTGCTTCCGTCGCATCGTCTTCAACATGGACAAGCAGAAGAGTTTGGAAATGGCCGTGCGCTGCACCAAGTATGCTCGCTCAATCACCAAGGATGACCCATCGACTGCCGGAACCGAATGGCACTTTGAGTTCTCCCCCGAGACCTTCTCTGACACTGAGCCCGAGTTCGCTGCTCAAGTCTGTGAAGCCGTCAAGGAGGCGTGGGAGCCCACGGAGAAGgaccccatcatcttcaacttgCCGGCTACGGTAGAGATGTCCACCCCCAACGTCTTCGCCGATCAGGTTGAGTACTTCTGCCGCAATGTCTCCGAGCGCGAGAAGTACGTCGtgtccatccacccccacaaTGACCGTGGCTGCGCCATTGCCGCTGCCGAACTCGCCCAGATGGCCGGTGCCCAGCGTGTCGAAGGAACCCTGTTCGGAAACGGTGAGCGCACGGGTAACGTGGACTTGGTCACCTTGGCTCTGAACTTGTACACCCAGGGTATCTCCCCCAAGGTGGACTTCTCCGATATCAACGCGGTCATCAAGGTGGTCGAGGAGAGCAACAAGATCCCCGTCAACGAGAGATGGCCCTATGGTGGTCAGCTGGTCGTCTGCGCCTTCAGTGGCAGTCACCAGGATGCCATCAAGAAGGGATTCAAGCTGCGCGAGACCGCCGGCCCCGAATCCAAGTGGGAAATCCCTTACCTGCCCTTGGACCCCGAGGACATTGGCCGGAACTACGAGGCCGTCATCCGTGTCAACTCCCAGAGTGGCAAGGGTGGTGCCGCCTGGGTTATCTTGCGCAGTCTGGAGCTGGATCTCCCGCGCGCCCTGCAGGTCGAGTTCAGCAAGATCGTGCAGCGCAGAACCGAAGAAGTCAGCCGCGAGCTGCGTCCCTCCGAAGTGgtcgagctcttccaggAAGCCTACCACCTCAAGTCCAACCCCCGCTTCAACCTGGTCGACTACAACATCACCACGGATCGTTCGCAGTCGCCTGCGCCTCCTGAGCCCGGCAAAGCCCTCAACACCAAGAACCTCAAGCGTCGCTTCACCGGTGTCATCGAAATTGACGGCATCCAGCACGCCATCACCGGTGTCGGTCCCGgtgccatctcctccctggCCCACGCCCTGGCCACTCTGGGCATCGATCTCGACGTCGTCGACTACAAGGAGCACTCCATCGGTCTGGGTCGTGATGTCAAGGCTGCGACATATATCCAGTGCACTGCAGCAGGCAGCAAGGAACAAGTCTGGGGTGTTGGTATCCACCAGGATGTGGTCCAGGCCAGTTTGATTGCCCTGCTCAGCGCCGCCAGCTCC TTCCTGACCAGCCGCTCCGGCTCCCCCGCTCCCTTCCGCCCCATCCgctccaacaccctcaccgACGACGACCTCCAAGCTCTGGAGATGCTGAACGGTCCCAACAAGCCCAAGGTTGACATTGAAGCTTTGACCCAGCAGGCCGAGAGCCAGTAA
- the drs1 gene encoding putative ATP-dependent RNA helicase DRS1 (COG:A;~EggNog:ENOG410PH8K;~InterPro:IPR027417,IPR001650,IPR014014,IPR014001, IPR011545,IPR000629;~PFAM:PF00270,PF00271;~SMCOG1122:ATP-dependent RNA helicase;~antiSMASH:Cluster_1.6;~go_function: GO:0003676 - nucleic acid binding [Evidence IEA];~go_function: GO:0004386 - helicase activity [Evidence IEA];~go_function: GO:0005524 - ATP binding [Evidence IEA]): protein MAGTKKRANADDDFVLTLSDDENDTLNQFEEEGEGDDGALASGSKTKKRKRDDAAAAQQEKGKNKKVKKQEQQQQQKQQKKQGKKGKNVPVEEEVDEEEEEEEEEEDQGQDDGALNSDFEFDVGGAATEVRDFDGWEINGNEDGKGGDKKAVDIDDIISRRQAKKEAELIRKQKKKQKEAEEFSELEDDDEEDGGMEVDFEDDELLAEDGFGMGVDGEAEESDKSDAEDEEKEEGSDEEAEGSDDDEDMDEDDDDAASDDDSVATPVQHPDDDASDRDSDDESQVDAEEEEKRKAFFAPEEEKTSESAMADAKRSFQEFNLSRPILRGLAGVNFSNPTPIQRKTIPVALLGKDIVGSAVTGSGKTAAFVVPILERLLFRPRKVPTSRVAILMPTRELAVQCYNVATKLATYTDITFCQLVGGFSLREQENILKKRPDVIIATPGRFIDHMRNSASFTVDTLEILVLDEADRMLEDGFADELNEILTTIPKSRQTMLFSATMTDTVDKLIRVGLNRPVRLMVDAKKNTAVTLVQEFVRLRPGREDKRLGYLLYLCKELYTGRVIVFFRQKKEAHRVRIIFGLLGLKAAELHGSMSQEQRIKSVENFREGKAAFLLATDLASRGLDIKGVETVINYEAPQSHEIYLHRVGRTARAGRSGRACTIAAEPDRKVVKAAVKAGKSQGAKIASRVIEPAVADSWAAKAEELAEEVEEVLSEEKLEKQLAQAEMQVTKGENLIKHEAEIKSRPKRTWFETERDKKAARKLGAAELNGPDAGLSKKEKQKLSNKDKKRLDDSRQRQEAGSGWKKGRATRESMKNGQLPKAKKDNKKKGKK, encoded by the exons ATGGCCGGAACGAAAAAGCGCGCGAACGCCGACGACGACTTCGTGCTCACATTGTCGGATGACGAGAACGATACGTTAAATCAgtttgaagaggaaggcgagggcGACGATGGTGCGCTAGCCTCCGGGTCGAAaacgaagaagcgcaagagagACGATGCTGCCGCGGCGcagcaggagaaggggaagaataagaaggtgaagaagcaggaacaacagcagcagcaaaaacagcagaagaagcaagggaagaaggggaagaatgtgcctgttgaggaggaagtggatgaagaggaagaagaggaggaggaagaagaggatcagGGACAAGATGACGGCGCGCTTAATTCGGATTTCGAGTTCGATGTTGGCGGTGCTGCGACTGAGGTTAGGGACTTCGATGGATGGGAGATTAATGGTAATGAGGATGGTAAGGGCGGGGATAAGAAGGCTGTGGATATTGATGATATTATCTCGAGGAggcaggcgaagaaggaggctgagTTGATTcgcaagcagaagaagaagcagaaggaggcggaggagtttagtgagttggaggatgatgatgaggaggatggaggtaTGGAGGTCGActtcgaggatgacgagctgCTTGCGGAGGATGGGTTCGGTATgggtgttgatggtgaggcggaggagagcgaCAAGTccgatgcggaggatgaagagaaggaagaagggtctgatgaggaggccgagggcagtgatgacgacgaggacatggacgaggatgatgacgatgctgCTTCGGATGACGACTCGGTTGCTACTCCTGTTCAACAccctgatgatgatgcttctgACCGGGACTCGGACGACGAGAGTCAGGTCGacgccgaggaggaagagaagcgcaaggcttTCTTTGCTcctgaggaggagaagacttCGGAGTCTGCTATGGCAGATGCGAAGCGCTCGTTCCAGGAATTCAACCTCTCTCGTCCCATTCTTCGTGGTCTCGCCGGCGTCAACTTCTCGAACCCTACACCCATTCAGCGCAAGACGATCCCCGTGGCTCTCCTGGGCAAGGATATTGTCGGTAGTGCCGTTACTGGTTCCGGAAAGACTGCCGCCTTCGTCGTCCCTATTCTCGAGCGTCTGCTGTTCCGCCCACGCAAGGTCCCGACGAGTCGCGTTGCCATCCTGATGCCCACCCGTGAATTGGCGGTGCAGTGCTACAATGTCGCCACGAAGCTGGCGACGTATACGGACATCACCTTCTGTCAGCTGGTCGGTGGTTTCAGTCTTCGCGAGCAGGAGAACATCTTGAAGAAGCGCCCCGATGTGATCATCGCTACCCCCGGTCGTTTCATTGATCACATGCGCAACTCGGCCAGCTTTACTGTTGATACTCTGGAAATTCTGGTTCTGGATGAAGCTGATCGCATGCTTGAGGACGGTTTCGCCGACGAGTTGAACGAGATTCTCACTACGATCCCCAAGTCGCGCCAGACCATGCTTTTCTCGGCTACGATGACGGACACGGTCGACAAGCTTATCCGCGTCGGTCTTAACCGCCCTGTGCGTTTGATGGTCGAcgccaagaagaacaccgCCGTGACACTGGTGCAGGAATTCGTGCGTCTGCGTCCTGGACGTGAGGACAAGCGACTGGGCTACCTTCTCTACCTCTGCAAGGAGCTCTACACTGGTCGAGTGattgtcttcttccgacagaagaaggaggcgcaCCGGGTGCGGATCATCTTTGGACTGCTGGGCTTGAAGGCTGCTGAACTCCACGGTAGCATGAGTCAAGAACAG CGTATTAAGAGTGTCGAGAACTTCCGTGAGGGCAAGGCGGCGTTCCTCCTGGCTACAGATCTGGCATCCCGTGGTCTGGATATCAAGGGCGTGGAGACAGTCATCAACTACGAGGCGCCGCAGAGCCACGAGATCTATCTGCATCGTGTTGGTCGTACAGCGCGTGCGGGCCGCTCCGGTCGGGCATGCACCATTGCCGCCGAGCCTGACCGTAAGGTGGTCAAGGCGGCGGTGAAGGCGGGCAAGTCGCAAGGAGCCAAGATTGCCAGTCGGGTCATTGAACCGGCGGTGGCGGATTCCTGGGCGGCCAAGGCGGAAgagttggcggaggaggtggaggaggtgctgtcggaggagaagctcgagaagcagctggcgcAGGCGGAGATGCAAGTGACCAAGGGAGAAAACTTGATCAAGCACGAGGCGGAGATCAAGTCGCGGCCGAAGCGTACGTGGTTCGAGACGGAGCGCGATAAGAAGGCGGCGCGGAAGCTGGGCGCGGCGGAGCTCAACGGGCCCGATGCCGGCCtgtccaagaaggagaagcagaagctcagtaacaaggacaagaagcgTCTGGATGACTCCCGCCAGCGCCAGGAAGCTGGTTCGGGCTGGAAGAAGGGTCGGGCCACACGGGAGAGCATGAAGAATGGGCAATTGCCtaaggccaagaaggacaacaagaagaagggcaagaaatGA
- the ARL2 gene encoding ADP-ribosylation factor-like protein 2 (BUSCO:EOG09264RJ7;~COG:U;~EggNog:ENOG410Q7WP;~InterPro:IPR005225,IPR027417,IPR006689;~PFAM:PF00025,PF08477,PF00071,PF01926;~antiSMASH:Cluster_1.6;~go_function: GO:0005525 - GTP binding [Evidence IEA]) produces MLSILRKARLKDKEMRILMLGLDNAGKTTIVKQIMNEDVTTVSPTLGFIIKTIDFQGYRLNIWDVGGQKTLRSYWKNYFEKTDTLIWVVDATDRLRVDDCRDELAGLLLEEVRCHPRRHHCARPRRVLPVPG; encoded by the exons ATGTTGTCCATTTTGAGAAAAGCCCGGCTAAAGGATAAGGAGATGCGAATCCTGATGCT AGGTCTGGATAATGCCGGGAAGACCACCATCGTCAAGCAGATTATGAATGAAGATGTCACCACTGTCAGTCCGACATTGGGTTTTATCATCAAGACGATAGACTTCCAGGG ATATAGACTCAACATAT GGGACGTTGGAGGCCAAAAGACCCTCCGATCTTATTGGAAAAACTACTTTGAGAAGACTGATACATTAATCTGGGTCGTTGATGCGACCGACCGTCTTAGAGTGGATGATTGTAGAGATGAGCTCGCCGGGCTCCTTTTGGAAGAGGTTCGTTGCCATCCCCGCCGGCACCACTGCGCCCGCCCAAGAAGAGTTTTGCCAGTCCCGGGCTAA
- a CDS encoding GNAT family N-acetyltransferase (COG:S;~EggNog:ENOG410PT52;~InterPro:IPR000182,IPR016181;~PFAM:PF00583;~antiSMASH:Cluster_1.6;~go_function: GO:0008080 - N-acetyltransferase activity [Evidence IEA]) → MSQKNNYDYDSPDLWARMKLTRDSVSSASISNKYRSPGYRPSQRRCAENNSCTSPLRNPVSPSQAGKMQATVIRSTNSTAVTVTRKAHKAIATAIPKCCKAPEPVVATSRSPLHENKPPSSPKISSKITVKLPEPLSRLCDSSHVSPSRSTPSPYIPPHIRQHQYQNPDQRLLPRNKGGQGTEQKNRRNTARPSHPPLISHAAKAPQRPSQLTFTRNTPSGSPHQLALFADKGKMSSSGDSDYVVLRNPRAETLQPQNQDAPGQTGIEGGGGTPLGGSIHQPARSPSEEKQPTTRAELRAEIKRLQKEELAKIYQNLYKEEVETADAEVVAKCRDGPGVDPKSEVYKEIEGYRRVRPMEEVDLNVAALSIVNDLDDKPEDDRLDNLEQIRNSFIDGDRLAPLWDAYERQTFIYPNVINNQVTLSPKPTEAQTTLQAKFQKPEAHPYASRGKPPTFPPSAYTKWRKYDHLCDWWWAPPMLPFYDQWLQKFRFWLDETIQDACYADIYHKGYFDGTAHPDGVRTFIVPNLPKATTILNPNDELAHRHRHETAAGLSYNYVMHKKAEAELEEQKLALSRRMQLECMATLPPNPNAPRANIYLRPAHAGDANQLLPIYNWYAQNSFVSVDIGKLEPGDIRQRIQAAKDARLPFIVAVERGSGNQRENIFGYATAKDYTGSETSGRYTAELELFVIPEQQRKGIGNCLMDKLLQVCDGNHRTKGGYDFYNHGLCGYSLGGRREFARLIFTFTYVPEERQSKSWVRDWLAKNNFELQGRLCGVRAKNERLLDVAYFVKNNIFALPYR, encoded by the exons ATGTCACAAAAGAACAACTATGACTATGACAGCCCGGACTTATGGGCGCGAATGAAATTGACACGTGATAGTGTATCAAGCGCCTCGATTTCCAATAAATACCGGTCTCCTGGATACCGGCCTTCGCAACGACGATGTGCCGAGAATAACAGTTGCACTTCACCTCTGCGCAATCCGGTGAGTCCGAGTCAGGCTGGAAAGATGCAAGCGACTGTCATCAGATCGACAAATAGCACTGCAGTCACAGTCACTCGTAAAGCACACAAGGCGATCGCCACGGCGATTCCCAAGTGTTGTAAAGCACCTGAGCCGGTTGTGGCCACTAGCCGATCGCCTTTACATGAAAACAaacccccctcatcccccaAAATCTCTTCCAAGATCACGGTCAAGCTACCTGAGCCACTGAGCAGATTGTGTGACAGTTCTCACGTATCGCCATCCAGATCTACACCATCCCCCTACATCCCACCGCACATAAGACAACACCAATATCAAAATCCCGACCAGCGCCTCCTCCCTAGAAACAAAGGAGGTCAAGGGACTGAGCAGAAGAATAGGAGAAACACTGCACGtccttctcaccctcctctcaTCTCACACGCCGCAAAAGCACCTCAGAGGCCAAGTCAGTTAACATTCACTCGAAATACTCCGTCTGGCTCGCCACATCAGCTTGCTCTATTTG CTGATAAGGGAAAAATGTCGTCCAGTGGTGACTCGGATTATGTCGTTCTGCGTAATCCCAGAGCTGAAACATTGCAGCCTCAAAATCAGGATGCCCCAGGACAGACTGGAATAGAGGGCGGTGGCGGTACCCCTCTTGGGGGCAGCATTCACCAGCCAGCGCGGTCCCCTtccgaggagaagcagcCTACTACCCGTGCTGAGCTGCGAGCAGAGATCAAAAGATTACAAAAGGAGGAACTTGCGAAGATTTATCAAAATCTATACAAGGAGGAGGTCGAAACGGCTGATGCTGAAGTAGTAGCCAAATGCCGTGACGGCCCCGGCGTGGACCCAAAGTCGGAGGTCTATAAGGAAATCGAGGGATATCGACGTGTGCGTCCAATGGAAGAAGTCGACCTGAACGTCGCGGCGCTCTCTATAGTCAATGACCTGGATGACAAACCAGAGGATGACCGCCTCGACAACCTCGAGCAGATTCGTAACAGCTTCATCGACGGCGATCGTCTGGCTCCACTGTGGGATGCATACGAAAGGCAGACTTTCATTTACCCTAACGTCATTAACAACCAAGTGACACTGTCTCCTAAGCCGACTGAGGCGCAGACCACCTTGCAAGCCAAGTTTCAGAAACCAGAGGCCCATCCGTATGCCTCGCGAGGTAAACCCCCTACTTTCCCGCCCAGCGCATATACGAAATGGCGAAAGTATGACCACTTATGTGATTGGTGGTGGGCCCCTCCTATGCTTCCGTTTTACGATCAATGGCTTCAAAAATTCCGTTTTTGGCTCGACGAGACAATTCAGGATGCCTGCTACGCAGACATTTACCACAAGGGCTATTTTGATGGCACCGCCCATCCAGATGGTGTTAGAACATTTATCGTCCCGAATCTACCAAAGGCTACCACAATCCTCAATCCCAACGATGAGCTAGCCCATAGACACAGACACGAGACGGCAGCAGGTCTCAGCTACAACTATGTCATGCACAAAAAAGCCGAAGCAGAGCTAGAGGAGCAGAAACTAGCTTTGTCGCGCCGCATGCAACTTGAATGCATGGCCACCTTGCCGCCAAATCCCAACGCGCCAAGGGCAAACATTTATCTCAGACCGGCACACGCAGGAGACGCCAatcaactcctccccatttACAACTGGTACGCCCAGAACTCCTTCGTGAGCGTCGACATCGGAAAGTTGGAGCCAGGGGACATCCGGCAGCGCATCCAAGCCGCCAAAGACGCCCGCCTTCCCTTTATCGTTGCCGTGGAGCGCGGTTCAGGCAACCAGAGAGAGAATATCTTTGGCTACGCCACTGCTAAAGACTACACCGGTTCGGAAACCAGTGGTAGATACACCGCCGAGTTGGAGTTATTCGTCATCCCAGAGCAACAGCGCAAAGGCATCGGAAATTGTCTTATGGACAAGCTCTTGCAGGTATGTGATGGAAATCACAGAACTAAGGGCGGTTATGATTTCTACAACCATGGTCTCTGTGGGTACAGCCTGGGCGGACGCCGCGAGTTCGCTCGACTGATTTTCACATTCACATACGTTCCTGAGGAACGCCAGTCGAAGAGTTGGGTCAGGGATTGGCTGGCCAAGAACAACTTTGAATTACAAGGACGCTTGTGCGGAGTCCGTGCAAAGAACGAAAGACT TCTTGACGTTGCGTACTTTGTGAAGAACAACATCTTCGCACTTCCATACCGATAG